Proteins encoded by one window of Salvia splendens isolate huo1 chromosome 5, SspV2, whole genome shotgun sequence:
- the LOC121805565 gene encoding protein DETOXIFICATION 43-like isoform X2, protein MADQNADVSAAGKWKFPVFVFFQDARNVFKRDELGLEILRIAFPAALALAADPIASLIDTAFIGHLGPVEIAAVGVSIAIFNQASKVAIFPLVSITTSFVAQEDTISRITDEQQGHLDLEKAPDAKSKPHGAISAEPKSKPDDAVLAEAKSKPENSERRHIPSASTALILGVVLGLIQTTFLVFLAKPLLALMGVKTGSPMLAPAERYLTIRSLGAPAVLLSLAMQGIFRGFKDTKTPLYAIVVGDLTNIILDPIFIFVCRWGVSGAAIAHVLSQYLITLILFFKLSTQIMLLPPTLKNLQLKKFLKNGSLLLTRVIAVTICVTLAASLAARFGPTPMAAFQICLQVWLTSSLLADGLAVAGQAILACAFAEKDYQKATAAATRVLQMGFLLGLGLAVFVGMGLQFGSGIFSKDKSVIHMIAIGIPFVAATQPINSLAFVFDGVNFGASDFAYSAYSMVLVSIVSIGSLFLLSKTNGFIGIWFALTIYMGLRTFAGFWRMGTGTGPWGFLKGRS, encoded by the exons ATGGCTGATCAGAATGCTGACGTGTCTGCCGCCGGAAAGTGGAAGTTCCCGGTGTTTGTCTTCTTCCAAGATGCTAG GAATGTTTTCAAGAGGGATGAGCTAGGATTGGAGATACTGCGCATCGCCTTCCCGGCCGCCCTAGCACTGGCAGCCGATCCCATTGCATCTCTGATCGACACAGCCTTCATCGGCCACTTAGGTCCCGTGGAGATCGCAGCTGTTGGTGTGTCCATTGCCATCTTCAACCAAGCCTCTAAAGTGGCCATATTCCCACTTGTCAGCATCACCACCTCGTTCGTTGCTCAGGAAGATACCATCAGCAGAATCACCGACGAGCAGCAAGGCCACCTCGACTTGGAGAAGGCACCCGATGCCAAATCCAAGCCTCATGGTGCTATATCAGCAGAACCTAAGTCCAAGCCTGATGATGCTGTATTGGCTGAAGCTAAGTCGAAGCCAGAGAATAGCGAGCGGCGCCACATCCCTTCAGCATCCACAGCTCTGATTCTTGGTGTAGTGCTGGGCCTCATCCAGACCACATTCCTTGTCTTCCTAGCAAAACCCCTATTGGCCTTGATGGGCGTCAAGAcg GGATCTCCAATGCTGGCCCCTGCAGAGAGGTACCTAACCATAAGGTCACTTGGGGCTCCAGCGGTTCTCTTGTCTCTAGCCATGCAAGGCATCTTTCGAGGATTTAAGGATACGAAAACTCCTCTTTATGCCATTG TTGTAGGTGATCTAACAAACATAATCTTGGACCCCATTTTCATATTTGTGTGTCGTTGGGGCGTCTCTGGTGCTGCCATTGCTCATGTCCTTTCACA GTACTTGATCACTCTGATTCTGTTTTTCAAGCTATCTACACAGATTATGTTATTACCTCCAACCCTCAAAAATCTGCAGTTGAAAAAATTCCTCAAGAATG GTTCCCTCTTGCTAACAAGAGTGATAGCTGTGACTATCTGTGTGACTTTGGCTGCCTCGTTGGCTGCACGATTCGGCCCCACTCCCATGGCTGCATTCCAGATATGTCTGCAGGTCTGGCTCACTTCTTCACTCCTTGCTGACGGCTTGGCAGTTGCTGGACAG GCAATCCTAGCTTGTGCATTTGCTGAGAAAGACTATCAGAAAGCAACAGCTGCTGCAACTCGAGTGCTGCag ATGGGATTCTTGCTTGGGCTCGGCCTTGCTGTCTTTGTTGGAATGGGGCTGCAGTTCGGATCAGGAATATTCTCCAAGGACAAAAGTGTTATTCATATGATTGCCATAGGCATCCCG TTTGTGGCAGCAACACAACCTATAAACTCGCTAGCATTCGTTTTCGATGGTGTCAATTTTGGAGCATCCGACTTTGCATACTCTGCGTACTCCATG GTGCTTGTATCCATAGTAAGCATCGGATCATTGTTTCTTCTGTCAAAAACTAACGGTTTCATTGGGATCTGGTTTGCTTTGACCATCTACATGGGACTAAGAACATTTGCTGGGTTTTGGAG GATGGGAACAGGAACTGGACCTTGGGGCTTTCTCAAGGGGAGATCGTAG
- the LOC121805565 gene encoding protein DETOXIFICATION 43-like isoform X1: MIMIEHKQLEEVEMADQNADVSAAGKWKFPVFVFFQDARNVFKRDELGLEILRIAFPAALALAADPIASLIDTAFIGHLGPVEIAAVGVSIAIFNQASKVAIFPLVSITTSFVAQEDTISRITDEQQGHLDLEKAPDAKSKPHGAISAEPKSKPDDAVLAEAKSKPENSERRHIPSASTALILGVVLGLIQTTFLVFLAKPLLALMGVKTGSPMLAPAERYLTIRSLGAPAVLLSLAMQGIFRGFKDTKTPLYAIVVGDLTNIILDPIFIFVCRWGVSGAAIAHVLSQYLITLILFFKLSTQIMLLPPTLKNLQLKKFLKNGSLLLTRVIAVTICVTLAASLAARFGPTPMAAFQICLQVWLTSSLLADGLAVAGQAILACAFAEKDYQKATAAATRVLQMGFLLGLGLAVFVGMGLQFGSGIFSKDKSVIHMIAIGIPFVAATQPINSLAFVFDGVNFGASDFAYSAYSMVLVSIVSIGSLFLLSKTNGFIGIWFALTIYMGLRTFAGFWRMGTGTGPWGFLKGRS; the protein is encoded by the exons ATGATCATGATTGAACACAAGCAGTTGGAAGAAGTGGAGATGGCTGATCAGAATGCTGACGTGTCTGCCGCCGGAAAGTGGAAGTTCCCGGTGTTTGTCTTCTTCCAAGATGCTAG GAATGTTTTCAAGAGGGATGAGCTAGGATTGGAGATACTGCGCATCGCCTTCCCGGCCGCCCTAGCACTGGCAGCCGATCCCATTGCATCTCTGATCGACACAGCCTTCATCGGCCACTTAGGTCCCGTGGAGATCGCAGCTGTTGGTGTGTCCATTGCCATCTTCAACCAAGCCTCTAAAGTGGCCATATTCCCACTTGTCAGCATCACCACCTCGTTCGTTGCTCAGGAAGATACCATCAGCAGAATCACCGACGAGCAGCAAGGCCACCTCGACTTGGAGAAGGCACCCGATGCCAAATCCAAGCCTCATGGTGCTATATCAGCAGAACCTAAGTCCAAGCCTGATGATGCTGTATTGGCTGAAGCTAAGTCGAAGCCAGAGAATAGCGAGCGGCGCCACATCCCTTCAGCATCCACAGCTCTGATTCTTGGTGTAGTGCTGGGCCTCATCCAGACCACATTCCTTGTCTTCCTAGCAAAACCCCTATTGGCCTTGATGGGCGTCAAGAcg GGATCTCCAATGCTGGCCCCTGCAGAGAGGTACCTAACCATAAGGTCACTTGGGGCTCCAGCGGTTCTCTTGTCTCTAGCCATGCAAGGCATCTTTCGAGGATTTAAGGATACGAAAACTCCTCTTTATGCCATTG TTGTAGGTGATCTAACAAACATAATCTTGGACCCCATTTTCATATTTGTGTGTCGTTGGGGCGTCTCTGGTGCTGCCATTGCTCATGTCCTTTCACA GTACTTGATCACTCTGATTCTGTTTTTCAAGCTATCTACACAGATTATGTTATTACCTCCAACCCTCAAAAATCTGCAGTTGAAAAAATTCCTCAAGAATG GTTCCCTCTTGCTAACAAGAGTGATAGCTGTGACTATCTGTGTGACTTTGGCTGCCTCGTTGGCTGCACGATTCGGCCCCACTCCCATGGCTGCATTCCAGATATGTCTGCAGGTCTGGCTCACTTCTTCACTCCTTGCTGACGGCTTGGCAGTTGCTGGACAG GCAATCCTAGCTTGTGCATTTGCTGAGAAAGACTATCAGAAAGCAACAGCTGCTGCAACTCGAGTGCTGCag ATGGGATTCTTGCTTGGGCTCGGCCTTGCTGTCTTTGTTGGAATGGGGCTGCAGTTCGGATCAGGAATATTCTCCAAGGACAAAAGTGTTATTCATATGATTGCCATAGGCATCCCG TTTGTGGCAGCAACACAACCTATAAACTCGCTAGCATTCGTTTTCGATGGTGTCAATTTTGGAGCATCCGACTTTGCATACTCTGCGTACTCCATG GTGCTTGTATCCATAGTAAGCATCGGATCATTGTTTCTTCTGTCAAAAACTAACGGTTTCATTGGGATCTGGTTTGCTTTGACCATCTACATGGGACTAAGAACATTTGCTGGGTTTTGGAG GATGGGAACAGGAACTGGACCTTGGGGCTTTCTCAAGGGGAGATCGTAG
- the LOC121802166 gene encoding pentatricopeptide repeat-containing protein At1g77360, mitochondrial-like encodes MIVRNRWHDRPFFRLLLFGRLHSSVQDSSDLTKRVCKIMMSCPKQGLDTVLDQSGIRVSEEVVEKVLERFENAGMLAHRFFEWAGKQRNYEHTVRAYHTMIESMAKIRQYEIMWDLVNAMRGKGMLNIETFCIIMRKYARAQKVDEAVYTFNIMKKYDVPPNLAAFNGLLSALCKSKNVGKAQEIFDTMKNDQFCPDPKSYSILIEGWGRAPNLPKAREIFNEMVDSGCKPDIVTYGIMVDILCKAGRKDEAVGVVNEMELRGCQPTSFIYSVLIHTYGIENRIEDGIDTFLQMERNGVKADVAVYNSLISAFCKVNKFENAYKVVDEMDKKGMSLNSRTCNILINSLIGRGETDEAFKVFRKLSRLCDPDADTYTMMIKMFCERDELEVAHKVWRYMERKQFAPSLHTFSALINGLCDKGEASRAFVLMEEMMERGIRPGRHTFGKLRKLLVKEERGDVAEFLQAKMNLLVKEPLCD; translated from the coding sequence ATGATTGTGAGAAATCGCTGGCACGATAGGCCATTTTTCAGGTTACTGTTATTTGGCAGGCTGCATAGTTCAGTGCAAGATTCATCCGATTTAACAAAAAGGGTGTGCAAGATCATGATGTCCTGCCCAAAACAAGGCCTCGACACTGTGCTTGATCAAAGCGGCATCCGTGTTTCCGAAGAGGTAGTTGAGAAGGTCCTTGAACGGTTCGAGAATGCCGGGATGCTAGCTCACCGGTTCTTTGAGTGGGCCGGGAAGCAGAGAAACTATGAGCACACTGTCCGAGCCTACCACACCATGATTGAATCAATGGCAAAGATAAGGCAGTACGAGATCATGTGGGATCTTGTGAACGCCATGAGGGGCAAAGGGATGCTGAACATTGAGACGTTTTGCATCATCATGAGGAAGTACGCGCGGGCACAGAAGGTGGATGAGGCTGTCTACACATTCAACATCATGAAGAAATACGACGTGCCTCCCAATCTGGCCGCGTTCAATGGCTTGCTCAGCGCCTTGTGCAAGTCAAAGAATGTGGGGAAAGCTCAGGAGATTTTTGATACGATGAAGAATGATCAGTTCTGTCCTGATCCGAAGAGTTACAGCATTTTGATTGAAGGATGGGGGAGGGCTCCCAATTTGCCTAAGGCCAGAGAGATCTTCAATGAGATGGTTGATTCTGGCTGCAAACCGGATATCGTCACGTATGGGATCATGGTCGACATCCTCTGCAAGGCAGGGCGCAAAGACGAAgcagttggagttgtgaatGAGATGGAGCTGAGAGGCTGTCAGCCAACATCTTTTATCTATAGTGTTCTGATACATACATATGGGATTGAGAATAGGATAGAGGATGGCATTGATACATTCCTTCAAATGGAGAGAAACGGGGTGAAGGCCGATGTGGCTGTGTATAATTCCTTGATCAGTGCTTTCTGCAAAGTGAACAAGTTCGAAAACGCCTACAAAGTTGTGGATGAGATGGACAAGAAGGGGATGAGTCTGAATTCAAGAACCTGCAACATTCTCATCAACAGCTTGATTGGCCGTGGGGAGACGGATGAGGCATTTAAGGTGTTCCGAAAGCTGTCTAGACTCTGTGACCCTGATGCAGACACGTACACGATGATGATCAAGATGTTCTGCGAGAGAGATGAGCTGGAGGTGGCTCACAAGGTGTGGAGGTATATGGAGAGGAAGCAGTTTGCTCCAAGCTTACACACGTTTTCAGCACTGATCAACGGGTTATGTGACAAGGGTGAGGCCTCTAGGGCTTTCGTCTTGATGGAGGAGATGATGGAACGAGGGATTCGTCCGGGGAGGCACACGTTTGGGAAGCTGAGAAAGCTGCTTGTCAAGGAAGAGAGGGGAGATGTAGCTGAGTTTTTGCAGGCAAAGATGAATCTCTTGGTCAAAGAACCGCTATGTGATTAA